From Hevea brasiliensis isolate MT/VB/25A 57/8 unplaced genomic scaffold, ASM3005281v1 Scaf380, whole genome shotgun sequence, a single genomic window includes:
- the LOC110638671 gene encoding probable leucine-rich repeat receptor-like protein kinase At1g35710, which produces MMSCKMATKFVFLLTFLFLVLVFELGSARLTSGVIPALPKEEVSALNAVMDSKSYNYCNDTELMHENLFVVCNCSYEKNTVCHVTKISILNADLNIATINGEVGKLKFLESITIKGTKLSGSIPNDLGNLSALKYLVLSRNSLNGSIPESLGQLRALEVLDLYNNFLTGSIPSSLANLFSLESLDLSYNLLSGQIPQALGNLSNLRGMYLFQNNLSGNIPPELGSLSRLDTLFTGKLPENYANLTSRRLVVQ; this is translated from the exons ATGATGAGCTGCAAAATGGCTACTAAGTTTGTTTTCCTCCTCACCTTCCTCTTTCTTGTTCTAGTATTTGAACTTGGTTCTGCACGTCTCACATCAGGGGTTATTCCGGCATTGCCTAAAGAAGAAG TGTCTGCTCTCAATGCGGTGATGGACTCGAAATCTTACAATTATTGCAACGATACTGAATTGATgcatgaaaatttatttgttgTGTGCAACTGTAGCTATGAGAAGAACACAGTTTGTCACGTCACAAAGAT AAGTATCCTAAACGCAGACTTAAACATCGCAACTATCAATGGAGAAGTGGGTAAACTCAAATTTTTGGAGAGCAT AACTATTAAAGGCACTAAGTTATCCGGGTCCATACCAAACGACTTGGGGAATCTGTCGGCTTTGAAATACTT AGTTCTTTCACGCAACTCGTTAAATGGATCCATCCCAGAGAGTCTGGGACAACTGCGAGCTTTGGAAGTACT CGATTTGTACAACAACTTTCTAACAGGCTCTATTCCTTCTTCTTTGGCAAATTTGTTTTCCCTCGAAAGTTT GGACTTAAGTTACAATTTATTATCAGGTCAAATTCCTCAGGCGTTGGGCAATCTCTCTAATCTGCGCGGAAT GTACTTATTTCAGAATAATCTTAGCGGTAATATTCCACCAGAACTTGGAAGCTTGAGCAGGCTTGACACTCT GTTTACTGGAAAGCTGCCAGAAAATTATGCCAATCTTACATCTCGCAGACTTGTAGTTCAATAG